The following coding sequences are from one Gossypium hirsutum isolate 1008001.06 chromosome A12, Gossypium_hirsutum_v2.1, whole genome shotgun sequence window:
- the LOC121211151 gene encoding calcium-dependent protein kinase 1 produces the protein MGNCNSQPSADSQFRPETNTGGGPNHGINVLPADASAPRPPKPSTHHNLSSSSPAPNQHTAPSTTPPIGRVLGRPMEDVRSTYVFGRELGRGQFGVTYLVTHKETNQQFACKSIATRKLINRDDIEDVRREVQIMYHLTGHRNIVELKGAYEDRHSVNLIMELCAGGELFDRIIAKGHYSEREAANLCRQIVTVVHNCHSMGVMHRDLKPENFLLLSKDEDSPLKATDFGLSVFFKPGDIFKDLVGSAYYVAPEVLRRRYGHEADIWSAGVILYILLSGVPPFYGETEQSIFDSILRGNIDFASDPWPFVSSSAKDLVRKMLRHDPKDRLSAVEVLNHPWIREDGDASDKPLDVAVLTRMKQFRAMNKLKKVALKVIAENLSEEEIIGLKEMFKSMDTDNSGTITFEELKAGLPKLGTKLSENEVRQLMEAADVDGNGAIDYIEFITATMHMNRMEREDHLYTAFQYFDKDNSGYITMEELEQALKKYNMGDEKTIKEIIAEVDTDRDGRINYDEFVAMMRKGNPELANNRRRK, from the exons ATGGGTAACTGTAACAGTCAACCATCCGCCGATAGCCAGTTCCGACCGGAGACCAACACCGGCGGTGGTCCCAACCATGGCATCAATGTCCTACCTGCTGACGCATCGGCTCCAAGACCCCCCAAACCTTCAACACACCACAACTTGTCCTCCTCCTCCCCCGCTCCCAACCAACACACTGCTCCATCCACTACTCCACCGATCGGTCGTGTGCTTGGCCGTCCCATGGAAGACGTCCGGTCAACTTACGTCTTCGGCCGCGAGCTCGGTCGTGGGCAGTTTGGTGTTACCTACTTAGTGACTCACAAAGAAACCAATCAGCAATTCGCTTGCAAATCCATCGCCACCCGTAAGCTTATCAACCGTGATGACATCGAAGACGTCCGCCGAGAAGTCCAGATTATGTACCATCTAACCGGCCACAG GAATATTGTGGAGCTGAAGGGGGCTTATGAGGATCGTCACTCCGTGAATCTGATAATGGAATTGTGTGCGGGAGGTGAGTTGTTTGACCGGATTATAGCGAAAGGCCACTATTCAGAGAGGGAGGCGGCTAATTTGTGCCGGCAGATCGTGACGGTGGTTCATAATTGTCATTCCATGGGGGTTATGCATAGGGACTTGAAGCCTGAGAATTTCTTGTTATTGAGTAAGGACGAGGATTCTCCATTGAAGGCTACAGATTTTGGGCTCTCTGTATTTTTCAAGCCAG GAGATATTTTTAAGGATCTGGTCGGAAGTGCTTATTATGTAGCTCCAGAAGTATTGCGGCGACGCTATGGACATGAAGCTGATATTTGGAGTGCTGGGGTGATTCTCTACATTCTCCTGAGTGGAGTCCCACCATTCTATGGAG AAACTGAACAGAGTATCTTTGATTCTATTCTTCGGGGAAATATTGATTTTGCATCGGATCCATGGCCCTTTGTTTCCAGCAGTGCCAAAGATCTTGTGAGGAAGATGCTACGACATGATCCTAAGGATCGGCTTTCTGCAGTTGAAGTcttaa ATCATCCATGGATACGTGAAGATGGTGATGCGTCTGATAAACCTCTTGACGTGGCTGTTTTAACTAGAATGAAACAATTCAGGGCAATGAACAAACTCAAAAAAGTTGCTTTAAAG GTAATTGCAGAAAATTTATCTGAAGAGGAAATCATAGGTTTGAAGGAGATGTTCAAATCTATGGACACAGATAATAGTGGAACAATCACCTTTGAGGAGTTGAAAGCTGGCCTTCCTAAACTCGGTACTAAGCTTTCTGAGAATGAAGTGAGGCAATTAATGGAAGCG GCTGATGTTGATGGAAATGGAGCCATTGATTACATTGAGTTTATAACAGCTACCATGCACATGAATAGAATGGAAAGAGAAGACCACTTGTACACCGCTTTCCAATACTTTGACAAGGACAATAGCGG GTACATTACAATGGAAGAGCTAGAGCAGGCCCTTAAGAAGTATAATATGGGTGATgaaaaaacaataaaagaaatcATTGCAGAAGTTGACACAGACAGG GATGGAAGAATTAACTATGATGAGTTTGTTGCCATGATGAGAAAAGGCAACCCAGAGTTGGCCAATAACCGAAGACGCAAGTAA